The genomic interval TACACAATCCAAATGCAGGTATTTATCTTTAAACGGGATGGGAATGACATTGAATTGAGTCAAAAGAAGCTGTAATTGTTCAGCAGCTTTTTGGTTCGTTCGATTGCTTAGCCCCACGTAAATTGTTTCCTGGTCAATCACAACATCTCCGCCTTCAATTCTTTCTCCCTCTAAATTATAATAAGAGATTTCTTCATCATCCAGCCATTGTTTAAGAACGTTTTCCTCCCCTGCCCGAACATCCGTAGCCATCTTAGCAACAAAAATTGTTTGCCCTAGTGTAAATCCAATATCACGAGTAAATACCTGTTCAGGATATTTTTTATGATAAGGCAATAAAATAACCTCAATGCCATTATTTTTTAGCGTTTTGACCAAGTCTCCGTGCTGCTCGAGGGCACGTTCTATATGGATACCTTCATTTTTAAAATGCTCCTGAGTTTCATTAATGACTTCACGGATTGTCATATATTGTGGCTGACACAGGATTGCACGTTTTAAAACATCGTATTCACTCATGCAAAAAGTCTTGTTATTTGTGTTTTGGCTTTCTTCCATTTTCGTACTCCTGTCTTCTGTTTATAAACTAGGTTCTCCTAAATGATCGTTATTATTTAAAAAACGGCATTTTTTAAAACAACGCTGATTTATATTGGCGAGATGTACCGTACAAAATCCCCATACCCCTAAATGTGATGGATAGTGGAACGGTTAAAAGGAATTGGATAGGGTTTTTGCGAAGTTTTCTAAAAAGGTGCCGGGTAACTCTGTAAGCGATTAACTTGATGAAAGTCGAGGCTGGGAATGTCAATACTACTAACAAGAAGGAGCATCCGCTACAGTAGACAGTAAACCAGATGTATGGGCCTACCTTTTTAACCTTTTTTAATTTACCTAACTAGCTAACTTTACCTTTGTCAATTTCTATTACACCTTGTACTATATAACTAATGATTTTAACGATTAGGTGATGACATGCTACCCGAAATAAAGCTCTCTGTCCGTACATTAGTTGAATATGTGTTTCGAAGTGGAAGTATTGATAATCGATTTCGGACTCATGCAACCCTTACGGAAGGGACAAAAGCCCATAAGGCCATACAAAGTACGTATCAAGAATCAGATCAAAAGGAAGTTTTTCTTAAAACGGAAATGGAATATGAAAAGCTGATGTTCATGATTGAAGGTCGTTGTGATGGGGTGCTTCTTCGTGATCATGACATCCTTATTGATGAAATTAAGTCAACCTCAAAAGACTTGAGTGAAATCGAGGAGGAGACATACCCTGTACATTGGGCACAGGCAAAGGTGTATGCCTATATGTATGCAAAAGATCATGAACAGAAAGAAATGAATGTCCAATTAACTTACATACATACTGTTACAGAAGAGCAAAAGAAATTTCAAAGACATTTTACGTTTCAGGAACTCGAACAGTTTGTAAATGAGCTTGTAAAGCAGTATTTTCCCTATGCCTCTCTTATGGAAAACCATCGAATAAGAAGAAATCACAGCATTAAAAAGTTGTCCTTTCCGTTTGCAGCATATCGAGAGGGTCAACGTAAGTTCGCAGGTGCCATTTATAAAACCATATCAGAGGAAAAAAATATTTTTGCAAATGCACCTACTGGTATTGGAAAAACCATTTCTACTATCTTCCCAACAGTGAAGGCGATGGGAGAAGGAAAGCTTGAACGAATGTTTTACTTAACGGCAAAAACAATCACAAGACAAACCGCCGAAGAGGCTTTTTCAATTATGAAAACGAAAGGCTTGTGTATGAGCGCTATTACAATTACGGCAAAGGATAAAGTATGTTTTAAAGAGGAAACCCTTTGTCAGAAGGAGTATTGCGAATTTGCGAATGGATATTACGATCGCATAAATGAGGCTGTTCTAGATATTTTCTCTCATGAAACCTTTATTAATCGGCAGACAATCGAGGAATATGCGAGAAAGCATACGCTTTGTCCATTTGAATTTTCCTTAGACTTAGCATTTGTAGCAGATACCATTATTTGTGATTACAACTATATTTTTGACCCGAAAGTGTCACTAAAGCGATTTTTTGATGACCATAAAAGACAGTCTGCCTTATTAATCGATGAAGCTCATAATTTAGTTGACCGAGCCCGAGAGATGTTTTCAGCTGAATTACAAAAGTCAGATTTTCTTACATTAAAACGTGCCTATAAAGGGTCCGATTTGTATGAATCTGTTCATAAAATCAATAAATCTTTTATTGAAATGAAGAAAAAGTGTTCTGAGAAAGGGCATCTTGTGTGGGAGGAAATAGATGAGGACCTCATCAACATGGTTGAAGAATTTGTTCGTAACGCTGAGTTCGAATTATTGCAACCAACAAAATCAGTCGACCAAACCTCGCTATTAGATACATATTTTGCCGCAGCGGGATTTGTTCGAATCTCAAAGCTCTATGATGAACGGTATGTGACATATGTGGAAACGGAGAAAAATGAGGTTCATATCAAACTGTTTTGTTTGGATCCTTCTCATCATTTGCAGCAGATTCGTAAAAAGTTTCGAACAACTGTCTATTTCTCTGCCACACTATTACCACTTCAGTATTTTTTGGATATGCTTGGTGGTACATCAGAGGATTACACACTTTCAATTCCTTCACCATTTGCAAAAGAACAAACAGAGGTCTTTCTTCAACCATTATCGACCAGGTACCACGACAGAGACCATACAAAAAAGCAGATCATTGACATGCTCTCAAAGCTTTTGAGAGAACGAAGTGGAAACTATCTGATTTTCTTTCCTTCCTATCACTATATGAATAGTGTATATGAAGACTTTACCGCAAGCTGTCCTGAAATCCGCACCATCATTCAAACGAACAGGTTCGATGAGAATGAACGGGAACAATTTTTACGTGAGTTTAAAGAAGAAAGGTCGGAACCATTTATTGGCTTTGCTGTATTAGGTGGTATTTTCTCTGAAGGTGTTGACTTGAAAGGGAATAGGCTTAATGGTGTTATCGTTGTCGGAGTAGGCTTGCCACAGCTTTGCCTAGAACGAAATATTATGAAAGATTATTTTCAAACAACAGGAAAAAACGGATATGATTACGCCTATACCTTCCCTGGAATGAACAAGGTGCTACAGGCAGGAGGCCGATTAATCAGGTCTGAGACAGATACAGGAGTGATTGTATTAGTTGACGATCGTTTTCTTACTCAGAAATATCAAGGGCTTTTACCAATGGAATGGAGGGACTTTACTAGGATCTAAAGAGCCTATTTTTAAAAATTTGAAAGCTATCGGTTTGACTCCGAGCACCGGTGTCTGATTAAGATTTAAAAACGTAAATAATCCCGTTTCTTACACATTGTAAGGAACGTTTTTTTATGATCACATATATAATTCATACAAAAAAATTGTGTACAAAAAATCGAGGGAGTAACTGTCATTAATCAATGAGTAAGGAATAATGGGGGTGAAAGGTATGTGGCATTCATTTGTCATTTATTCATTTTATGTTTACTTATAAGGGAATCGGGTACATATCAAAACAGAAGGATTAATAAAAATTGGAGGGAATTTATCTATGGCTACAAAAGACATTGCTATGCATGAAAAATTAGAAGTACATGAAGTATTGTTATTTAAAACGTCCTGTGTAAAGAAAGGCACAGCTATGTTAGAGCTTGTAGAAGATAAAGATTTAAAGAAGATATTAGAAGAAGATGTCGAAGCATCCACTAATGCGGTCAAAAAACTATCAAAAATTTTGGGAGAAGCATAAAAGGAGGATATATATGACTACTAAAACAGAAAAGTTAAATACTCTTAAAGATATTATTGATGATCAAACAATTGCAACTGACCTGCTGCTGTCTGCCAAATCCGGTGTAAGATCATTGGCGGTGGCTATTACAGAGACAGCAACACCAGAAATTAAAAAAGTATTAAAAAGTGAACTCGAAACTGCGATTGGCCTTCATGATAAAATTGCCCAATACATGATAGAAAAAGAGATGTACCATGCATATGATATCAAAGAACAAGTTTCTCAAGACCTCAAAAATGCGGAAGAAGCTTTGAAAATAGGACAAGATTAAATAAAATAGAGCCGAGTGGTCTTTGATCTGACCCAAGAATGTTAGACATATTTGATTAAGCGGCTTCCAAGACCTGAGTTCGGTATTCTACCGGGCTTAGGTCTTTTAATTTTGCCTTCATGCGTTTGTGATTATAGTACTCAATATATTGCTTCAATTCCTCTTCAAAATGTTCGAAACTATCAAATTCTTGTAAATAAAGCAATACAGATTTTAACACGCCAAAGAAACTCTCCATCGCGGCATTATCAAGACAATTTCCCTTACGGGACATGGTCTATTAAAGAATGATAGATCATAAGGATTATCAAAGAAAATGTCATTGAAAGGCGGAAAAATGGATAAAGATGAGAACATACTCGTAGCCAAGCTGTTAAAGCAAAAGAAGGCATAAAACAGAATCTTCGTTGTAAAGTGGTTTCGCTTGTTACTAATAAGAAGTGGCATTCCTTACCGAAAGAAACTCGAAAAATGGTAGAGAGAAATAAGAAATACCTGGTGTGGACCTTGTTGTGATATCGTTCAAATTGAAAATTTCACCATAAGTGAAACAAAGTTTGGCATAACTCTGGATGGGAATGTAAACGATGTGGGAATAAAGTGAGACTTCCATCAGTGGGGGTTTTCTTCATCCCCCACTGATGGTTAGCGAAACTTATCGGATCTTTACGGGCAGTTACCTCCCACTTATCTCCTTTGTTTCTATTGAATCTTGAAGTTGGAGTCTTACTGCACGTTAAGAATGGGATAAAGTGACAAAACTACTAAACAGTAGAAAGAAGGGGATAAAAATGGAAGCCATCGTCTTAGCTGCTGGATATTCCAGCCGAGCGAATGCGTTTAAAATGACTTTGAAACTGGGGCAAATGACCGTGTTGGAGCATACGATTTCTAAATTTGAAGGATTATGCAGCAGAGTCATCGTCGTAGCTGGGTTTAAAGTGGAACTCATTCAAGAGGAAATTGCAAAAATCTGCAATGAAAATGCCTTTTCATTTAAGATAAAGGTTGTTTATAATGAAAACTTTAATCAGGGAATGTTTACTTCAATTCAAAGGGGCTGCAAAGAAGTAAATGCCCCAAACTTCTTTCTAACACCCGGAGATTGTCCGCTTGTTAAAAAAGAGACCGTACAGCTAATAGCAAAACACAAAGGGAACGTAGTGATTCCAAGCTTTAATTATAAAGGTGGTCACCCCATCAAATTATCAAGCGAAGTGAAACAGAAAATTCTCGAAACCAATCCAGAAAGTAATTTGCGTGTGGTCCTGGGCGGTTACGAAAAGGAATACCTTAATGTAGATGACCCGGGAGTAATAATGGATGTTGATACGCCAGCGGATTACCAAAAAGCCATTGATGTAGTGAAAATGAATTGATGAAAAAGGTAATGAATGACACGTACATGATCGATCTTCATCTACTTTTGCGATGATCTAAAAATTACATGAAAGAGTAAACGTAATAGATTGGTAACTTAGAATAAGCTCAATTATCGGGCTTTTTTTATTTGTGGGGGAAAAGTAAAATAGCTTTATTTACTAGAAATGATGTAAGGATTGATTCCTATCTGTTTCGTTTATGCCAATTGTAAAGGGCGAATCAAACAAATTTATTAAATATAAAAGGTAATAAGGTCTCAAGTTTAACAAAGCCTAAAAAATAATTAAAAACAACAATAGTCTTTTCATGAAATTAATCATAAAATATCATTCTTATCTATAAAATCGTAGGAAGAGGTTTGTATCAATAATATGTCACCTATAAAGTGAGACTTCTATCAGTGGGGGTTTTCTTCATCCCCCACTGATGGTTAGCGAGACTTATCACGCTTAGTACGCCACTTCCTATGGCTTACGCCTGACTTGGACGTCCTGTCCTTCGTCGGATCTTTACGGGCAGTTATATTCTTTGCTTCTCTTGAATCTTGAAGTGGGAGTCTTACTGCCCGTTAAGAATGGGATAAAAATGAGTCGAAGGGTGTTGTTGCAATGAATCTAAAAGACATAAGCACCTCAGTGCCAAAAAAGGACCATAAAGGGAAAGTATCTGGCCAGTTGGCCTATATTAGTGACGTGAAAGTAGAAAATATGGTTTATGGTGTTTTGTATCGGTCGCCAATTGCTTATGGAAAAATCATATCTATTCAATTACCAAACCTTCCAGAAGGATATGAAGCTGTTGGTGCCGAGCATATCCCCGGACCGAATTATGTCAAAATGATCAAAGAAGATCAGCCCATATTTGCGGGTGAGTGGGTCAATTATATTGGTGAGCCGATTCTCATGCTGGTTGGAACAGATCTGAATATCCTGTACCGTTTGTTAGATGAAGTGAAGATTGAATTTGAAGAACATCAAGCTATTTATACATTGGAAGAAGCAATCAAACAAAAATCAACATCCGCGTGTTTTGCAAGCTATGAATTTGGTGAAAGCTTAGCAAATATTTCAGCTATCGAGCAGGGAGCTCATCAAATTATCGAAGAAGAATATGATACGGGCTATCAGGAGCATGTCTACCTTGAGCCACAAGGTATGCTTGCCATTTATAAGGATGATGAAATTGTTGTCCAGGGATCGATGCAATGTCTTTATTATATAAAAAATGCATTGCTAAGCGCTTTAGCATGTGGTGAAGATGAAGTCAGAGTTGTTCAAAGCCCTACTGGCGGAGGTTTTGGCGGAAAAGAAGATTATCCTTCGATGATGGCGTGTCATGTAGCCGTTGCTGCAAAAGCAGTCAAAAAATCGGTGATGCTCGTGTTCGACCGTTCTGAGGATATGGTGGTTACGACAAAAAGGCATCCTGCCAAACTCAAATATCGAACAGCCCTTGATAAGGAAGGAAATATTTTGAGCATGTGTGTTGACATTTTTCTTGATGGCGGAGCGAATGAGGGATTGAGCTCTGTCGTGCTGCAGCGCGCATTAATAAACAGTGCAGGTGTTTATAAAATTCCTCATTTTCATGCAAAAGGCTTTTGTTTAAAAACCAATACAGTTCCGAACGGTGCCTTCAGAGGCTTTGGTGCTCCACAAAGCTTTGCCGGAATCGAAAGTCATATGGGACATCTTAGTAAACTAGCAAACATCGAATCACTTAAATATAAACGGAAATACCTCGTCAAACAAGGAGACCCCACCATCACCAAAGGTCAATTCCGCGACCCAATATTAATGGAAGAAATGATTGAGGACCTGCTCAACGTGTCAGATTACAATAAGAAAAAAGGGGAGTTTCAGCGTTTCAATCAGCAAAATCATCGCTATAAAAAAGGCATAGGAACGTCGCTGTTCCTCCACGGATGTGGATTTACAGGCAGCGGTGAAAGAGATCATATTAAAGCAACGGTGAAGCTGGCTAAATCAAAGGACGAAAAGGTTATGCTAAAAATCTCAAATTCTGATATAGGACAAGGCATTTTGACGACGCTGTGTAAAATTGTCGCCAAAGAACTAGATCTCCCGTATGAAGAAATTTTATACCCTTATCCCGATACAAAAGAGGTTCCCGACTCCGGTCCGACAGTAGCCTCCAGGACGACAATGATCGTGGGAAAATTGCTTGAACGTGCCGCAAAAAAACTTAAGGCTCAGTGGCAAATAGGGGTGGAACAGGAAATAGTAGAGAACTATGTTCACCGTGAAATGATTCCTTGGGACGAGAAAACCTTCACTGGAGATGCCTACCCGGCTTATTCATGGGGTGTTAATATCGTTGAAGTAGAAGTTGATCGATTAACAGGAAATGTAAAGTTAGAAAAAGTATACGGCAATTATGAAGTTGGGAAGGTCATTGATGAACGGATTATGAAAGGTCAAATTGACGGTGGTTTAGCCCAAGGATTAGCGTACGGTTATCTAGAAAAGATGACGTCAAAGCAGGGCAGAATCCAGCAAAAAAGCATAACAGATTATGGACCCCCTACTTCATTAGACGTTGTTTCGATCGAAAGCAAGGTCTTTGATAATCCATATGCTGATGGTCCATACGGAGCGAAAGGGGCAGGTGAATTGACTTTAATAGGCGGCGCTCCAGCAGTCCAAGCAGCGGTCGAGGATGCACTGCAAACTTTTTTTCAGCAAATTCCAATTACACCAGAAGTCATTATTGAAAGTCTTTGGGTGAGAGAAGGTGAAGAGGTTGATTAAATTTACACTTAATGGAAAAGTGGTTGAAACTAACGCACCTGCCACAGAAAGATTACTAGATTTAGTAAGAGATGAGTTTGAGTTAATCGGAACAAAGGAAGGCTGCGGTGAAGGCGAATGCGGAGCCTGCAGTGTTTTTGTGAATAACCTCCTGCAAAACAGCTGCCTTATACCAATTGGCTCGATTGATGGGGCTGATATACAAACGATTGAAGGGATCATGGAAACGGACCAATTTAAGATTTTAGATGAGAGCTATTCAATTGCTGGAGGAGTGCAATGCGGATATTGCATTCCTGGAATGGTCATGGCAAGTGCAGCTTTATTATCCAAAAATCCTTATCCTTCAGAGGGTGACATTCGTGAAGGTATTTCCGGAAATCTGTGCCGATGTACGGGCTACAATATGATTGTTGATGCGATTAAACTAGCAGCTAAAAAAGGGGACGGCTTATGGCAGAAAAAATAACCGCGTATCGCTTCGATCGTTTAGACCAAACGTTGACCCAATTGAATAAAGAAAACTGTGTAATCATTGCTGGAGGCACCGATGTCATGGTCCTTCACAAAAGTCGAAGGGGAGTCCCCCCGAAAATCCCTAAACCAATTGTTTTTATAGATCACCTTTCTGAGCTAAAGCGGATCTATCAAAATCATAAGGATCTCCACATTGGTGCCTGCTGTACCTATAGCGATTTACTTGAAGACCCGTTCATTCCAATCCCATTAAAGAAGGCAATCAAAACGATTGCGGCACCGGCAATTAGAAACAGAGGGACATTGGGAGGAAATATTTGCAACGCTTCTCCAGCTGGGGACACACTGCCATTATTATATGTATACAACGCAAAACTTTTGCTGCGCTCCGTTCATGGTGACCGTGTCGTAGCGATTAATGATTTTATTCAAGGGCCACGAAGGGTTCAACGTCATTACAATGAAATGTTGGTTGAAATTATCTTGCCATCCGTATTAGAAGAAGGCTCTCATATCGTTTTTGAGAAAATCGGCAACCGCAACGCAGACGCAATTGCTAAAGTATCGTTTGCAGGATATATCCGGATAAATGGTGTTCGAATCGAGGATGTTCGCTTTGCATTCGGTGCGGTCGGACCTACTATCGTTCGTTCCATTGATATTGAGAAGAAGTTGTATGGATTGACCATACCACTAACAGAAGCAGACATCGCTCAGATTGTGGCAGCCTTCGACAAAATCATTAATCCAATCGACGATCAGCGCTCCACTGCAATATACAGAAAAACAGTGGCCTTAAATCTTTTACGTTATTTTCTTTGCATGAAGCAATATCAATCGAATTAATGCTTAAAAAAGGGGGAGCTACTTATGCTGCTGATGGAAAAAGTGGCCATGCTGACACGTCAAAACGAAACCTTTGCTTTAGCCATGATTATTGAATCAAAAGGCTCGACACCTAGTCATGTAGGAAAAATGATTGTCTATCGTGATGGTACGATTGAAGGAACGGTCGGAGGGGGCTTGGCTGAACACTATATTATCGAAGAGAGTGTAAAGGCGATTCAAAAGGGTCAATCAAAAATCGTTGAATACAAATTGAATAAACATGCAAAAGACGGAATTCAAATGAATTGTGGCGGAACGTTGCGGGTGTTTATTGAAGTCTATACAAGCAGGCCTGAACTCGTTCTGGCCGGTGCCGGTCATTTAGGCTATGCGTTGGCAAAGCTTGCTGATTTTCTTGAATATCCTTATTGCGTTGTCGATGATCGGATTGGTTACTGTACGAAGGAACGTTTTCCTAATGCGTCCAACCTTTTTGTGAATGAGGATATTGGAGAAGCAATGCTTGAAGCCAACCTCAATGAAAAATCTTACGTGGTGATTGTTACAAAAGATCGTGATGAAATTGCATTAAAAATGGCACTGCAATTTCCGATTGCATATGTTGGGATGGTCGCCAGCAAGCGAAAGGTCATCAACATATTTGAAAAATTAAAAAGTGAAGGAGTCACACAAGAACAGTTGGAGCAGGTTCATTCTCCAATCGGGTTGGGAATTGGCTCAGAAACAACTGAAGAAATTGCAATCAGTATTATCGGGGAAATCATCAAACTAAGCAGGGAAAAGAAGCCTATAAAAGTGAAACAATTAAACAGATAAGTAAAAAGAAGAAACAGTGGGGAAAAACACTAGCAAATGTTGATATATCAATGTTTGTGAGTGTTTTTTTGTTTGGAGAAATGAACATCTTACTATCCTTTTTATAGCTTAACAAGGAAGTGACAGGTTCCATAGAATGATTTTGTCATAAAAAAACTTACAAAAACAAGATTTTGAACTCCAACAAAAGTTAAGATTACTTCAAGAAAATGGATTGACACTATACATGAAAGAAGATTACCTTGAAAATGAAATTAAGAGAAATAAAGAAATTGGAATGGAACAATACAAAATAGAAAGAAAAGAAAAAGAGATTACAATCCCTGTATGGAAAAGAGGAGGAGGAGCAACAATCGATCGACCACTGGAAAAGGTGGTATCATAAATGGCGCATTACGGTATTTTTAATAATTTAGTAGAAGAGGTAATTCAATTTTCGTAGTTATAACTATTTATTTTAAACAAGATAGTGGATTTAAAATTTGACGTATAAGGAACAACATACTCAGTCGCTTGCTTTAGAAGCTATTCAACATCATAATCGCGTAAATGCCGTGTGTCCTGGATATGTAGTTACTGCAATGAGAAAAGCTGCCATTATGGCAGTTGCTCAACGAAACGATTTAAGTTATTAAAGACAGCTTGAAAAAAATAAAGACTGAGCTTCCATCTGGTGAAATTATAAAACCTATCGAAGTGGCTAACACGGTTGCATTTTTACTAACTAATGTAGGGGAATCCATAAAAATTTCAGGTGGTGCAGTTTTATAAATAAAATTTTCTATTAAAATGGAGGGATTAATATGACGACACTACAAGGCAATAAGTTGGTAGAATCCATTTTCACTAAAATAGATGAATCCTTTAAGGAGCTCCAAAGTTGGAGAAGATACTTGCATCAACATCCAGAGTTATCTTTTGAAGAAGTAAATACTGCAAAGTTTATCGAAGAAAAATTGATAAACTTTGGACTTGATGTGCAGTCAAAAATAGGTGGAAACGGTATCATTGGGGTTCTAAAGGGAGCACAACAAGGAAAAACAATCGCTTTACGGGCAGATTTTGATGCCCTGCCAATCGATGATGAGAAAGATGTTCCGTATAAATCACTAAATAAGGGTGTCATGCATGCGTGCGGACATGATGGTCACACTTCTGCTTTATTAGGTACAGCAAAGATATTGAGCAAATACAGGGACTATATAAAAGGTACAATTATCTTTGTTTTTCAGCATGCAGAGGAAAAGCCTCCTGGTGGCGCAAAATTTATGATTGAGGAAAAGATTTTGAACGGAGTAGACTATGTATTCGGTGCCCATCTTGCCTCGAATATTCCATTAGGAAAAGTAGCTTATGGAGAAGGGTATAGGATGGCAGCTGTAGATAAATTTGAAATTATTGTGGAAGGAAAAGGTGGACATGGAGGATCTCCACATCAGGCTATCGATGCACTTGTAATTGGAACGAATATCGTTAATTCTCTTCAACAAATTGTTAGTCGGAAAATTGACCCATTGAAATCTGCTGTTGTTACTATTGGCATTTTTCAAGCTGGTACTGCATTTAATGTGATACCTGATACTGCTAGAATTGAAGGTACTGTCCGTACATTTGATGAAAATGTTCGAAAGCAGGTGGAGGAAGAGATTCATTCCATTGTAAAGGGAATTACTAGCTCCTTTCATGCAACATATAAAATAGATTATCTTAATGGCTACCCTGCATTGTTTAATCATAAAAAAGAAACGGAAACTGTAAGCGAACTTTTATCAGAAGTGTTTACTAAGGAAGGGGTTATCGTTATGGAACCTTCCATGGGGGCTGAGGACTTTGCTTATTTTCTAAAAGAAAAACCAGGTACTTATTTCAAAGTGGGTTCGAGAAATGACAATAAAAGTACTCATTTCCCACTTCATCATCCTAAATTTGATTTTGATGAGCATGCTTTATTGAATATTGAAAAGTCGTTTGTGAAAATCGTTTCACACTATCTTTTTTAAAAATCATTAAAAAGAATATTACCGAAGTTGTCACTCTAATGGGGAGTTCTGAAAAACATCGTAATAAAGTTTAAAAATCATATTTGCCTCACTAGATTAATAGAGTTTTCAAAAGAGTTACAGGCCCGCAACAAGTCATTTGGATGCTGTGATCATCCACAGGACCATGAACTTCCTTCCAAGTACAAGTACGGAGATCATTTCCAAATCACAGAAGGTGATAGGCCAAAATCAATCATTGATAAGTACATTATTAAAGAAGAGAGTAAATAGTAAAAAAAATTTTCATTAAAAAACTTGAATGGCTTAAGCCTTTCAAGTTTTTATGAATACAAATATACATTAACTTAGACCATAATTGCCAAGTTTACTAGTACCTTCATGGTATTTGATAATTGGTTATAGAATGTGAAAAGTTACACTTAACGAAAGGCATTGATAGAAAAAGGGTTAATGCTCAAAAAACCCCACAATATGTGGGGATTTACCAAGTATAAGCACTTTCACATGTATTAGCCTGTGGCTCATAATAACAATGTTGTTTATATTGTCCTGCAATTGGCTGGTTGTACCAAGTTGGCGGGCATGGAGCATACGGGTTAAAATACCATAGAGCATACTTTGAAGGATGTTCTCTCCAATAGTCTAACGTTTGTTTGGCTAATCTTTTTTCTTCGCTTCTTGCTCTTTGATAAAACACATTGCCTTTTTGTACGGCTTCAAAAGAAAAATTTCCTCCCTGCACTTGAAAAATCACGTGAGGTATTGTCCTTAAATCTTTAAAATCTAAACAATTAGCCTTTAGTCGATTGACAATGACATTACCAACCATAAGCATCCCTTGTTTCCCTTCACCTTCTGCTTCTGCCCTCATCATCCTCGCCATTAAAGCAACGTCACTGTCCGTATATTTTACCCTTGGCATTTTTATCACCTCTAAAAGAATTGTATGATAAAGAAT from Metabacillus sediminilitoris carries:
- a CDS encoding FAD binding domain-containing protein codes for the protein MAEKITAYRFDRLDQTLTQLNKENCVIIAGGTDVMVLHKSRRGVPPKIPKPIVFIDHLSELKRIYQNHKDLHIGACCTYSDLLEDPFIPIPLKKAIKTIAAPAIRNRGTLGGNICNASPAGDTLPLLYVYNAKLLLRSVHGDRVVAINDFIQGPRRVQRHYNEMLVEIILPSVLEEGSHIVFEKIGNRNADAIAKVSFAGYIRINGVRIEDVRFAFGAVGPTIVRSIDIEKKLYGLTIPLTEADIAQIVAAFDKIINPIDDQRSTAIYRKTVALNLLRYFLCMKQYQSN
- a CDS encoding XdhC family protein; the protein is MLLMEKVAMLTRQNETFALAMIIESKGSTPSHVGKMIVYRDGTIEGTVGGGLAEHYIIEESVKAIQKGQSKIVEYKLNKHAKDGIQMNCGGTLRVFIEVYTSRPELVLAGAGHLGYALAKLADFLEYPYCVVDDRIGYCTKERFPNASNLFVNEDIGEAMLEANLNEKSYVVIVTKDRDEIALKMALQFPIAYVGMVASKRKVINIFEKLKSEGVTQEQLEQVHSPIGLGIGSETTEEIAISIIGEIIKLSREKKPIKVKQLNR
- a CDS encoding M20 metallopeptidase family protein, which translates into the protein MVESIFTKIDESFKELQSWRRYLHQHPELSFEEVNTAKFIEEKLINFGLDVQSKIGGNGIIGVLKGAQQGKTIALRADFDALPIDDEKDVPYKSLNKGVMHACGHDGHTSALLGTAKILSKYRDYIKGTIIFVFQHAEEKPPGGAKFMIEEKILNGVDYVFGAHLASNIPLGKVAYGEGYRMAAVDKFEIIVEGKGGHGGSPHQAIDALVIGTNIVNSLQQIVSRKIDPLKSAVVTIGIFQAGTAFNVIPDTARIEGTVRTFDENVRKQVEEEIHSIVKGITSSFHATYKIDYLNGYPALFNHKKETETVSELLSEVFTKEGVIVMEPSMGAEDFAYFLKEKPGTYFKVGSRNDNKSTHFPLHHPKFDFDEHALLNIEKSFVKIVSHYLF
- a CDS encoding cell wall hydrolase, whose amino-acid sequence is MPRVKYTDSDVALMARMMRAEAEGEGKQGMLMVGNVIVNRLKANCLDFKDLRTIPHVIFQVQGGNFSFEAVQKGNVFYQRARSEEKRLAKQTLDYWREHPSKYALWYFNPYAPCPPTWYNQPIAGQYKQHCYYEPQANTCESAYTW